From a single Brassica rapa cultivar Chiifu-401-42 chromosome A01, CAAS_Brap_v3.01, whole genome shotgun sequence genomic region:
- the LOC103854792 gene encoding kinesin-like protein KIN-4C produces the protein MCDAACVSPAISDVEETLNTLRYANCARNIKNKAVVQKQKTSAPSFDYDATFKELTPLKSEAKNKAVVHEHKPYVPSFDYDAMFKELTPSKSESLPVYDKPVYDKEDVFQAFSELKIPWTSQAARFDDLFASSSSRSELRKPVYDKPVYDEDVFEAITELHVFEAMPELQCDEDVFEAISELQIPSTSQPDDVSSSSPSEFTKHNTSSLDVSPKKTESEQEDKCQNKPMEIIDLIDDEAEDQEKPFIDLTTDEEAEVKEKPFIDLTTAECHLELKELNKRLEEKEAEIRGSDEEKVQLEKEKRALQREIEGLRQKLASGSSATPSCTCSKRSSCKTLRCQCLVANYFCVASCGCSSVKCSNRSRDERVL, from the exons ATGTGTGATGCAGCTTGTGTAAGTCCAGCAATTTCAGATGTTGAGGAGACACTGAATACGCTGAGGTATGCAAATTGTGCTAGAAATATTAAGAACAAAGCAGTGGTACAGAAGCAGAAGACGTCTGCACCATCCTTTGACTACGATGCTACGTTCAAGGAGCTCACACCATTAAAATCGGAGGCAAAGAACAAAGCAGTGGTACATGAGCATAAGCCGTATGTACCATCATTTGACTATGATGCTATGTTCAAGGAGCTCACACCATCGAAATCGGAGTCTTTGCCGGTCTATGACAAGCCTGTGTATGATAAAGAGGATGTGTTCCAAGCTTTCTCTGAGCTTAAGATCCCATGGACTTCTCAAGCTGCTAGGTTTGATGATCTGTTTGCTTCCAGCTCATCACGTTCAGAGCTGAGGAAACCGGTCTATGACAAGCCTGTGTATGATGAGGATGTCTTTGAAGCTATCACTGAGCTTCATGTTTTTGAAGCTATGCCTGAGCTTCAGTGCGATGAGGATGTCTTTGAAGCTATCTCTGAGCTTCAAATCCCATCTACTTCTCAACCAGACGATGTTTCTTCCTCGTCACCTTCAGAGTTTACAAAACATAACACTTCTTCTTTGGATGTTTCTCCCAAGAAGACAGAGAGTGAACAAGAAGATAAGTGTCAAAACAAACCAATGGAGATCATTGATCTCATTGATGATGAAGCTGAAGATCAAGAAAAGCCCTTCATTGATCTCACGACTGATGAAGAAGCTGAAGTTAAAGAAAAGCCCTTCATTGATCTCACGACTGCTGAGTGTCACTTAGAGCTAAAGGAACTGAACAAGAGACTTGAAGAAAAGGAG GCTGAAATACGAGGAAGTGACGAGGAAAAGGTTCAACTAGAAAAGGAGAAAAGAGCTTTGCAG AGAGAGATTGAAGGTTTAAGACAGAAGCTTGCTAGCGGATCATCTGCCACACCATCTTGCACTTGCAGTAAGAGGTCTAGCTGCAAGACACTAAGGTGCCAATGCTTAGTTGCAAACTATTTTTGTGTTGCGTCATGTGGGTGTTCTTCGGTCAAATGCTCCAACAGAAGCAGGGATGAGAGAGTCTTGTAG
- the LOC103850068 gene encoding (S)-coclaurine N-methyltransferase gives METIVKVAYDASVKTVLTLLEKNLLPDVVIRRLTRLLLAGRLRSGYKPTAELQLSDLLRFVNSIKEMPIAINTEKPKTQHYELPTAFFELVLGRNMKYSSCYFSNDSSSLEDAEEAMLALYCQRAKVEDGQSVLDVGCGWGSLSLYIARKYSNCKITGLCNSKTQKAFIDEKCRKRGIQNIEIIVGDISTFEHEGTYDRVLSIEMFEHMKNYGELLKKIGRWMKEDALLFVHHFCHKTFAYHFEDVNDDDWITRHFFSGGTMPSANLLLYFQEDVTIVDHWLLNGNHYAKTSEEWLKRMDKEIVAIKEIMEMTYGKEEAVKWMVYWRTFFIAVAELFGYSNGEEWMVSHFLFKKK, from the exons atgGAGACGATTGTTAAGGTAGCTTATGACGCATCCGTGAAGACAGTTTTGACGTTGTTGGAGAAGAATCTGTTACCAGATGTTGTCATAAGGAGGCTGACGCGGCTGCTTCTCGCCGGTCGACTTCGTTCCGGTTACAAACCTACGGCGGAGCTGCAACTTTCCGATCTCCTCCGTTTCGTCAACT CTATAAAAGAGATGCCTATAGCTATCAATACCGAGAAGCCAAAGACACAACACTATGAATTACCAACGGCTTTCTTCGAACTTGTTCTTGGAAGAAACATGAAATACAGCTCTTGTTATTTCTCAAACGATTCAAGTAGCTTAGAAGATGCAGAGGAAGCAATGCTGGCTCTATATTGCCAAAGAGCTAAAGTGGAAGATGGACAAAGTGTTCTTGATGTCGGATGTGGCTGGGGATCTTTGTCCTTGTACATTGCCCGCAAGTACAGCAACTGCAAGATAACAGGTCTTTGCAACTCAAAAACACAGAAAGCATTCATCGATGAGAAATGCCG GAAACGTGGGAttcaaaatattgaaataattGTTGGAGATATTAGCACTTTTGAGCATGAAGGGACATATGACCGAGTACTCTCCATCGAAATGTTTGag CATATGAAAAACTATGGAGAGCTTCTGAAGAAAATTGGAAGGTGGATGAAGGAAGATGCTCTTCTGTTTGTTCACCATTTCTGCCATAAGACATTTGCTTACCACTTTGAG GATGTGAATGATGATGACTGGATCACAAGACACTTCTTCAGTGGAGGAACAATGCCATCAGCGAATCTTCTCCTTTACTTCCAA GAAGATGTTACAATTGTGGATCATTGGCTACTGAATGGAAATCATTATGCAAAGACCAG TGAGGAGTGGCTGAAGAGAATGGACAAGGAGATAGTTGCAATAAAGGAGATAATGGAAATGACTTATGGGAAAGAGGAGGCAGTGAAGTGGATGGTTTACTGGAGAACCTTCTTCATAGCGGTTGCTGAGCTTTTCGGATACAGCAATGGAGAAGAGTGGATGGTTTCTCACTTCCTCTTCAAGAAGAAGTGA
- the LOC103850045 gene encoding uncharacterized protein At4g33100, whose translation MGLLKKKDSTSASSSTSPCADLRNAYHNCFNRWYSEKFVKGQCDKEECVAEWDKYRHCLSENLDGKLLTRMLEVDGELNPTKQS comes from the exons ATGGGCTTGTTGAAGAAAAAGGATTCAACTTCTGCTAGCTCCTCTACTTCACCCTGTGCTGATTTGCGAAACGCTTACCACAACTGCTTCAACAG ATGGTATTCAGAGAAGTTCGTGAAAGGGCAATGTGATAAAGAAGAGTGTGTTGCTGAGTGGGATAAGTACAGACACTGTCTCTCG GAGAATCTAGATGGTAAACTTCTCACTCGCATGTTGGAGGTCGATGGTGAGCTGAACCCAACAAAGCAAAGCTGA